A window from Neodiprion fabricii isolate iyNeoFabr1 chromosome 2, iyNeoFabr1.1, whole genome shotgun sequence encodes these proteins:
- the LOC124175998 gene encoding ubiquitin-conjugating enzyme E2 S, which yields MATMSSISNVENLSPQIIRRVVKEMSDLSTQPPEGIRVIINEEDVTDIQAVIEGPAGTPYAGGFFRVKLALGKDFPQGPPKAFFLTKIFHPNVAKNGEICVNTLKKDWKSDLGIQHILLTVKCLLIVPNAESALNEEAGKLLLERYDDYSERAKMMTEIHAQGGGKGAKAGLESSASTNAGGPLPKKHAGDKKLAAEKKKILKDKKRTLKRL from the exons ATGGCTACGATGAGTTCG ATATCAAACGTTGAGAATCTTTCACCACAAATAATACGCCGTGTAGTCAAGGAGATGAGCGATCTTTCCACTCAACCTCCAGAAGGGATCAGAGTCATTATAAATGAAGAAGATGTTACAGACATTCAGGCTGTCATTGAGGGGCCAG CCGGTACTCCTTATGCTGGTGGTTTCTTCAGAGTAAAACTTGCTTTGGGAAAAGATTTTCCACAGGGACCGCCGaaagcattttttttaacaaaaatttttcatcccaacGTCGCTAAAAATGGAGAAATATGCGTTAACACTTTGAAGAAGGATTGGAAATCAGATCTCGGAATACAGCACATATTGCTG ACAGTAAAATGTCTATTGATAGTCCCCAATGCTGAATCAGCTTTGAATGAAGAGGCAGGTAAATTACTTTTAGAAAGATATGATGATTATTCGGAACGAGCTAAAATGATGACCGAAATCCATGCACAG GGTGGTGGAAAAGGAGCCAAGGCTGGTCTCGAAAGTTCCGCTTCCACCAACGCGGGTGGCCCTCTACCCAAAAAGCACGCCGGGGATAAAAAACTTGCtgcggaaaagaaaaaaatcttaaaagataaaaaaagaacactCAAACGGTTATGA